TCGGGTCGATCGCCTCCGGCTCCGGCGCCTGTTCCTGAGCGGCCGACACCATCGTCATCGTAACGATCAGGCCAACCAGCGACGCCAATCGCACCACGAGCCGAAGCCCCGCGACACCTGCTCGGACTCGGCCCATCGGGCACCCTCCCGGCCTTTTGTACGATCACGGTCCCGATCCCGTTTCGCAAGAGATCAAGGCCCGGCCCCCTCCTGGATCGCTCGGGCAAGCACGCCCGCCCGGCACGCCGCGGTTCACCATTCGAGCACGATTCTAGCGGCCCGGCTCCCCCTGTCAATTCAATCGAATTTCCGGGCCACAACGAACTTGCACCCCCATTCCCTTCGTATACAATACAGGTGTACATCTTGCGCAAACTTGGACCTGAAGCGAGGCGAGGAGGTGGGGGTCATGGCTCGATCAATGACCGCGGCGAGGGGTTCTCACGGTTCGAATGCCTCCAGAGGCCGAGCCTATGAGCTTTATTTGACGATCAACACCTTCCCCTATCTCGTCCGGCCGATCCTGGCCGACCCTCTCCTCGCGTGCCGGGCCTTCCAGTTGACCAAGCCCGACGGCACCCGGTACGACGTCTCCCAGACCCGTCACGGCGCAACCTGCGACTGCCCCGATTTCATCTACCGACGCGATGGCCTCGACCCGCTCGGCTGCAAGCACATCCGAGCCCTCGTTGCCTGTGGGCTCATCGAGCGCACCGAGCGGGAAATTGCGGCCGCCGCCTTGCTCTCCGGTGAGCAGACGCACGGGGCTCTGTCCGTCCCCCGATCCCCTTGACTCAGGTCCACTGTCCCTCGACCAGCGGCTTGAGCATCTTCGGCGATCGATGGAGCTTCAATTCTCGAAGAATCTCGGCCTGATCCACGTCTTCCTGTTGAGGGTCGAGATCGATCCCAAGTTCCTCTGCCACGTCGTCGTGAGCCCCAATCAGCATCAGTTCGGCCCCTTCGTGGTTGAGGAAGTTGGGAGGATCGACCGCCAGAAAGCGCCGCCCGTCGAACCGTTCTTGCAGCGACTTCGGAAACTCCGCCTGCTGCGATTCGGACAGCCCCACCCCTTTCGGCGACGACGCCTCTGGGTTCTTCACCGAAAGGATGTAGCTGGCCTGCGGTTCGATGTTCAGTTCCTTCTGCACGGTTCCGGGCGTCTCCGGCAGTTCGAGCGCGTAGGCCAGGTGCGTATGATCGCCGTGTCGGACGATCGCATACACTCCCTCGCCCGCCGGTCGGGCCGCCGGTTGGTGCCGGGTCCCTCGCGTCTTGGTCTTGTACGTCTCCGAGGCGAACTCCTCGTGCGCCTCGTCTCGGTTCGCGCAGACCTTCGACACGAAGGCCCAGTGACGCGAACCGCCGTTCTCAAGCTCCGGCATGCGCTTGCGTCCCAGGGTGATCAGGCGGTATCGCCTGGCCCTCCTCGGATGCAAGACCATGATGAAGCGCTGGATGTCGTCGAGCCCTTCCGGGTCGCGCTCCTCGACGTCGGGCCGGTAGAGAAAGAAAATGTCTCCACCTTCCAGCAACTCGACCTTGGAGTTTCGAGAGTTGGCCATCGTCGGATGCTCCGCTCGGGACAAATTCGGAAGTCCATACGTCTCCGTTCTGACCCGCAGACCCGATGCCGAACCGCAAGCATCCCGCGCTCGAACCGTGCCTTGATGGTCCGTTCAATTCCGACTAAACTTACTGACGAAACCGAGTCTTCCGGGACGACCCTCCTCCAACCTGGACCCCACGCATGGCGACCGACGATCCCCGATTGCTGGAGATTCGCGAGAAGGTTGAGGCAGGCCGGCGCCTGAGCTTTGACGACGGCTTGGCGCTCTACGCCACGAACGATCTGTTTACGCTCGGGGAAATGGCCAACCTCGTCCGCGAGCGCTACAACGCCAATTTTGCCTATTACAACGTTAACACTCATATCAATCCGACCAACGTCTGCGTCTACAAGTGCGACTTCTGCGCCTTCCGCGCCGACCTGAACGACCCGCGTGCTTACACGATGGGCGAATCCGAGATCAAGGAACGGGCCGAACAGGCCCACGCCCGAGGCGCCACCGAGCTGCACATCGTCGGCGGTCTGCACCACAAGCTCCCGTTCCAGTATTACGTCGATGTCGTCCGGTGGGTGAAGGAAGCCGCCCCCGAGATTCACGTGAAGGCGTACACCGCCGTCGAGTACGAGTGGTTCCGCAAGATCGAACGCGGCTCGTCCCTCCGCGACATTCTTCAACGCCTGCTCGACGCCGGCCTCGGCAGCCTTCCCGGCGGTGGTGCCGAGATCTTCCACCCCGAGGTCCGCGACCAGATCTGCGGCGCGAAGGCCTCGACCGAAACCTGGCTTGAGGTCCACCGCACCGCCCACCAACTGGGCCTGCACTCCAACGCCACCATGCTCTACGGGCACATCGAACGCCCCGAGCACCGGATCGACCACATGATCCGCCTCCGCGAGCTTCAGGACGAAACCGGCGGTTTCCAGACCTTCATCCCGCTGGCCTTCCACCCGGACAATTCCCGGATGGACGAGATTCCCAAGCCCTCTGGCGTGATGGATCTGAAAACGATGGCCATCAGCCGCCTGATGCTCGACAACTTCCCTCACATCAAGGCGTACTGGATCATGCTCGGTATCAAGACCGCCCAGGTCGCCCTCTCCTTCGGGGCCGACGACCTCGACGGCACCGTCGTGCATGAGACGATCTACCACGAAGCCGGCGCCGAGACTCCCGAGGAAATGACCATCGACGAGATCCGCCGCCTCATTGCCGAGGCTGGCCGCGATCCCGTCGAACGCGACACCCTCTACCACCGCATCGAACGCGACGGCGCCCGCTGGTGGCCCGGCGAGCACATCGACGTCCCCGCCCTCGCCGGCGTCGTTCGCTGATCATGTGATCTGTTCGTGATCCAGGAAGAACAGGCCGATGTCCGAGAGTTCCGCCTCTCGGGCATTGGCCTTTTTTTGTTTCGAATGGATGAACTGATCCACCCAATCCGACGCCTCACCGAGTTTGGCTCGGCTCCAACCCTCGCCCTCGCTCTCGGGGGAGCCGGTGCTCCCGGCCGCTCCGGCATCATCGGCCGGAGCCCACCCACGATCTCCGCCCCACTCGCACGTCCGAATCACGGCGTAAACACCTTCCCAGATGAAGGTTACGACTTCCCCTTCGCGGCCTCGTGTCGGACATCCCTCTGCGTCCCAGCCCAGCCCGGCCTGGCACGGACCGAGTAGGTGTACGCACGCAGGCCGCAAAAGATCACCAAGAAACATGAGATACCAAAGATTCAATCTTGACTAAGACGATCGACTTGGTAATGATCCTGCACCACGTCGCGTCTGGTCGGCGCGTCGGGTGAGAAGTGGATCAGAGGACCGCAAGATGAGCCGTCAGGACACACGTCGAGGGGGAT
The window above is part of the Tautonia marina genome. Proteins encoded here:
- a CDS encoding SWIM zinc finger family protein, with the translated sequence MARSMTAARGSHGSNASRGRAYELYLTINTFPYLVRPILADPLLACRAFQLTKPDGTRYDVSQTRHGATCDCPDFIYRRDGLDPLGCKHIRALVACGLIERTEREIAAAALLSGEQTHGALSVPRSP
- the mqnE gene encoding aminofutalosine synthase MqnE, whose product is MATDDPRLLEIREKVEAGRRLSFDDGLALYATNDLFTLGEMANLVRERYNANFAYYNVNTHINPTNVCVYKCDFCAFRADLNDPRAYTMGESEIKERAEQAHARGATELHIVGGLHHKLPFQYYVDVVRWVKEAAPEIHVKAYTAVEYEWFRKIERGSSLRDILQRLLDAGLGSLPGGGAEIFHPEVRDQICGAKASTETWLEVHRTAHQLGLHSNATMLYGHIERPEHRIDHMIRLRELQDETGGFQTFIPLAFHPDNSRMDEIPKPSGVMDLKTMAISRLMLDNFPHIKAYWIMLGIKTAQVALSFGADDLDGTVVHETIYHEAGAETPEEMTIDEIRRLIAEAGRDPVERDTLYHRIERDGARWWPGEHIDVPALAGVVR